A single genomic interval of Flavobacterium sp. N2820 harbors:
- a CDS encoding diphosphomevalonate/mevalonate 3,5-bisphosphate decarboxylase family protein, with protein sequence MLAEKDFITSHHNTIESAIFEWSAPSNIALVKYWGKKEHQIPANPSISFTLNNCKTITKLEVVKKSENNSFSFDLLFEGKSKEDFKPKIQKFFERIEKYCPFLKEYHFKIDTQNTFPHSSGIASSASGMAALAMNIMSLEKAINPTITDEYFYSKASFLARLGSGSACRSIKGEVVVWGNHAEINESSDLFGVEFSEVHQNFKNYQDTILLVDKGEKQVSSTVGHDLMHNHPYAERRFAQAHDNLSQIKRILTAGNVAEFIKLVESEALTLHAMMMTSMPYFILMKPNTLEIINKIWKFRNETQNPVCFTLDAGANVHVLYPENVKETVLQFIQSELVGYCQNGQYICDEIGTGAKSN encoded by the coding sequence ATGCTTGCCGAAAAAGATTTTATTACATCGCATCATAACACTATTGAATCTGCTATTTTTGAGTGGAGCGCACCTAGTAATATAGCCCTAGTGAAATATTGGGGAAAGAAAGAACATCAAATTCCAGCAAATCCTTCAATAAGTTTTACGTTAAACAATTGTAAAACAATCACAAAATTAGAAGTAGTTAAAAAATCAGAAAACAATAGTTTCTCATTCGATTTACTTTTTGAAGGAAAATCAAAAGAAGATTTCAAACCAAAAATTCAAAAATTCTTTGAAAGAATCGAAAAATATTGTCCGTTTTTGAAAGAATATCATTTCAAAATTGACACTCAAAACACGTTTCCACATAGTTCAGGAATTGCGTCTTCGGCATCCGGAATGGCCGCTTTAGCAATGAACATCATGAGTTTGGAAAAAGCAATTAATCCAACTATTACTGATGAATATTTCTACTCAAAAGCTTCATTTTTAGCAAGATTAGGAAGTGGAAGTGCCTGCAGAAGTATTAAAGGTGAAGTAGTAGTTTGGGGGAATCATGCAGAAATTAATGAAAGCTCGGATTTATTTGGTGTAGAGTTTTCCGAAGTGCATCAAAACTTTAAAAATTACCAAGACACAATTTTGCTTGTTGATAAAGGAGAAAAGCAAGTTTCGAGCACGGTTGGACACGATTTAATGCACAATCATCCTTATGCTGAAAGACGTTTTGCTCAAGCACACGATAATTTATCTCAAATAAAAAGGATTTTAACTGCTGGAAATGTCGCAGAATTTATCAAACTTGTAGAAAGCGAAGCCTTGACTTTACACGCCATGATGATGACTTCGATGCCGTATTTTATTTTAATGAAACCCAACACATTAGAAATCATCAACAAAATTTGGAAGTTCAGAAATGAAACCCAAAATCCAGTTTGTTTTACATTAGATGCAGGAGCAAATGTGCATGTTTTGTATCCTGAAAATGTGAAAGAAACCGTCTTGCAATTTATTCAAAGTGAATTAGTTGGCTATTGTCAAAATGGTCAGTATATTTGCGATGAAATTGGTACGGGTGCTAAATCAAATTAA
- a CDS encoding TspO/MBR family protein — protein sequence MKTYSRILLCIAICLAVGYLSSITTQSSIKTWYPTIEKPIFNPPNWVFAPVWTMLFILMGIAAGLVWNKLESNKELVKKGLLFFTIQLLLNALWSYLFFGLNNVLLALIEIILLWLVIYETYHIFKQIDKKASYLLIPYLAWVGFATILAGSIFWLNR from the coding sequence ATGAAAACGTATTCCCGAATTTTACTTTGTATCGCTATTTGTTTGGCCGTGGGATATTTGTCAAGCATTACTACACAATCGAGCATAAAAACTTGGTATCCAACGATTGAAAAACCAATTTTTAATCCGCCAAATTGGGTTTTTGCACCCGTTTGGACAATGCTTTTCATTCTAATGGGAATTGCTGCTGGTTTGGTTTGGAACAAACTAGAATCCAACAAAGAATTAGTTAAAAAAGGATTATTATTTTTTACTATTCAACTGCTTTTAAATGCTTTATGGTCGTATTTGTTCTTTGGATTAAACAATGTTTTATTGGCTTTAATCGAAATTATTTTGCTTTGGTTGGTAATTTATGAAACGTATCATATTTTCAAACAAATTGACAAGAAAGCTTCATATTTGTTGATTCCTTATTTAGCTTGGGTTGGTTTTGCAACTATTTTAGCTGGAAGTATTTTTTGGTTGAATCGATAA
- a CDS encoding LPP20 family lipoprotein translates to MIKHIVLLVSFFLFLACGSSKNNSTVLENAPEWVVKTPVNNFNYIGIGMASKASSDYREKAQKMALTEISNSISVTVSSNNSLNVFQYDDTFNEFYRMNSMVSSAAFLEGYDVVDVFENENYYYTYLSLSKQKHQELKRARINKALESSLFKFDYAKKLTLEKNFTEAIKQQIYALEDISEFLSEDLRYKENQIEKPYVSYLMNSIFTSLNQIEIQFPSKQLNIKHASDPKEIYIQPITVVSQNKPLSMIPVSVFYSWQPGQKLDLITESNGNITLIVPRNCSKNNLEKINILLDTYSLVKNISQNRVVQKIFENYQSKKFELTVTKKLPTVELDVFLIEKNRKNLNALEDELFQLLAADYFTLASKNAKKDFTITIENKKVENLQVNGKISTKLESRIKITNKSGHIIYQETIHNVIGIGSSTELAEQDALQSLMDKIKMVNYTAMVQTML, encoded by the coding sequence ATGATTAAGCATATCGTTTTATTGGTGAGTTTTTTTCTTTTTTTGGCTTGTGGAAGTTCTAAAAATAATTCAACTGTTTTAGAAAATGCTCCAGAATGGGTAGTAAAAACACCTGTAAATAATTTCAACTATATTGGCATTGGAATGGCATCAAAGGCATCTTCCGATTACAGAGAAAAAGCTCAAAAAATGGCGTTAACCGAGATTTCAAATAGTATTTCGGTTACTGTTTCCAGTAATAATTCATTAAACGTTTTTCAATATGATGATACTTTTAACGAGTTTTATCGCATGAATAGTATGGTTTCAAGCGCTGCTTTTTTAGAAGGATATGATGTGGTTGACGTTTTTGAGAATGAAAATTATTATTACACTTATTTAAGTTTGTCAAAACAAAAACACCAAGAATTAAAAAGAGCGCGCATCAATAAAGCGTTGGAATCGTCTTTATTCAAATTTGATTATGCCAAAAAATTAACTCTAGAAAAAAACTTCACAGAAGCTATTAAGCAACAAATTTATGCATTGGAAGACATTAGCGAATTTTTAAGTGAAGATTTACGTTACAAAGAAAATCAAATTGAAAAACCCTATGTGAGTTATTTGATGAATTCTATTTTTACAAGTTTGAATCAAATTGAAATACAATTCCCTTCAAAACAACTTAACATAAAACACGCTTCTGACCCAAAAGAAATCTATATTCAACCTATTACTGTTGTATCGCAAAATAAACCACTAAGTATGATTCCTGTTTCAGTATTTTACTCTTGGCAACCAGGACAAAAACTTGATTTAATTACCGAAAGCAATGGTAATATTACTTTAATTGTACCTAGAAATTGCAGCAAAAATAATTTGGAAAAAATCAACATTCTATTAGACACCTATTCTTTAGTTAAAAACATAAGTCAAAACCGTGTGGTGCAAAAAATATTTGAAAATTACCAATCAAAAAAATTCGAATTAACCGTTACTAAAAAGTTACCTACTGTTGAACTTGATGTTTTTTTAATTGAAAAAAATAGAAAAAACCTAAATGCTTTAGAAGACGAATTATTTCAATTGTTAGCAGCAGATTATTTTACTTTAGCTTCAAAAAATGCTAAGAAAGATTTTACAATTACAATAGAAAACAAAAAAGTTGAAAACTTACAAGTAAACGGTAAAATCTCTACAAAACTAGAAAGTAGAATAAAAATTACAAATAAAAGCGGCCATATTATATATCAAGAAACAATTCACAACGTAATTGGAATTGGTTCCAGCACAGAATTAGCTGAACAAGATGCTTTACAATCGCTTATGGATAAAATCAAAATGGTTAATTACACCGCTATGGTTCAAACGATGCTATAG
- a CDS encoding NAD(P)/FAD-dependent oxidoreductase translates to MNSKYNIIIIGGGAAGFFTAINIVEKNPNLKVAILERGKSVLEKVRISGGGRCNVTHACFVPNDLVKFYPRGERELKGPFNQFCSGDTIEWFEKHGVELKIEEDGRMFPVSNSSQTIIDCFQEAVQKLKIDVLTNHSVQELYKTETHWKVTTTQEVFTCEKIVMASGSNPKIWELLQNLGHSIIAPVPSLFTFNIKDPRIKDLMGLSAMASVKVKKSKLEASGPLLITHWGMSGPGILRLSAWGARELAEKKYQFAIQVNWLNETTFDEALDLLKNIKEENAKKLVSKYAHFELPKRLWENLTKASGISEELKWADVNKKQLNSLIEQLVNGEFHVNGKSTFKEEFVTAGGIDLKEVNFKTMESKFLPNVYFAGEILNIDAITGGFNFQNAWTGGFIVANTIASFEP, encoded by the coding sequence TTGAATTCAAAATACAACATAATTATTATTGGTGGAGGAGCTGCTGGATTTTTTACAGCAATTAACATCGTAGAAAAAAATCCAAATTTAAAAGTGGCTATTCTTGAGCGAGGAAAAAGCGTTTTAGAAAAAGTACGTATTTCTGGTGGCGGACGATGCAATGTTACGCATGCGTGTTTTGTGCCAAATGATTTGGTGAAATTTTATCCTCGTGGCGAACGCGAATTAAAAGGACCATTTAACCAATTTTGTTCTGGTGATACAATTGAGTGGTTTGAAAAACATGGAGTAGAACTTAAAATTGAAGAAGACGGAAGAATGTTTCCGGTTTCCAATTCTTCTCAAACTATAATTGATTGCTTTCAAGAAGCGGTTCAAAAGCTAAAAATTGATGTTTTAACAAATCACAGTGTTCAGGAATTGTATAAAACCGAAACCCATTGGAAGGTAACTACTACTCAAGAAGTTTTTACTTGCGAAAAAATAGTGATGGCTTCAGGAAGTAATCCTAAAATATGGGAACTTTTACAAAATCTTGGGCATTCAATTATTGCGCCCGTTCCGTCGTTATTTACTTTTAATATCAAAGATCCACGCATTAAAGATTTAATGGGGCTTTCTGCCATGGCTTCAGTTAAAGTCAAAAAGTCTAAGCTAGAAGCTTCTGGTCCTTTGTTAATTACACACTGGGGTATGAGCGGACCAGGAATTTTAAGACTTTCGGCTTGGGGAGCTAGAGAATTAGCCGAAAAAAAGTACCAGTTTGCTATTCAAGTCAATTGGTTAAACGAAACTACTTTTGATGAAGCACTTGATTTGTTGAAAAACATCAAAGAAGAAAATGCAAAAAAATTAGTGTCAAAATATGCACATTTTGAATTGCCAAAACGACTTTGGGAAAATCTAACTAAAGCATCAGGTATTTCAGAAGAATTAAAATGGGCAGATGTAAATAAGAAGCAGCTGAATTCGTTAATTGAACAACTTGTAAATGGCGAATTTCACGTTAACGGGAAGAGCACATTCAAAGAAGAATTTGTAACCGCTGGCGGCATCGATTTAAAAGAAGTTAATTTCAAAACTATGGAAAGTAAATTTTTACCAAATGTTTACTTTGCAGGTGAAATTTTAAACATCGATGCAATTACTGGGGGATTCAATTTTCAAAATGCTTGGACAGGAGGTTTTATCGTTGCAAACACTATAGCATCGTTTGAACCATAG
- a CDS encoding cupin-like domain-containing protein, protein MGFEYFEIERVEKLSKEEFLEKYYKPQRPVVITNQIEDWPAYTKWNFDYLREIAGDKKVPLYDGRKTDYTKKVNEPDFTMSMSEYIDILEKGPTDLRIFLYNLMKEVPQMKSEMKWPNLGIKLLKSLPLVFFGGKGAKVFMHYDIDFPNIFHIHFAGEKQCVLVDPKETKFMYRLPYSWICNEDIDFDNPDYEKFPALKHVKPYKTNLKHGEMLYMPEGWWHYMKYETPGFSLSLRSLAGRPSNLLKGFLNVAIIRYYDNWMRKRKGQAWLDYKDNESIRRTNALLK, encoded by the coding sequence ATGGGATTTGAATATTTTGAAATTGAACGAGTAGAAAAGCTTTCAAAAGAAGAGTTTTTGGAAAAATACTACAAGCCACAACGTCCGGTTGTTATTACGAACCAAATAGAAGATTGGCCAGCGTACACGAAATGGAATTTTGATTATTTAAGAGAAATTGCAGGCGACAAGAAAGTACCTTTGTACGACGGACGAAAAACAGATTATACCAAAAAAGTAAACGAACCTGATTTTACAATGTCTATGTCGGAATATATTGATATTCTTGAAAAAGGGCCTACTGATTTACGCATTTTTCTATATAATTTAATGAAAGAAGTGCCACAAATGAAATCAGAAATGAAGTGGCCTAATCTTGGAATTAAACTTTTAAAAAGCTTGCCTTTAGTGTTTTTTGGAGGAAAAGGAGCTAAGGTTTTTATGCATTATGACATTGATTTTCCAAATATTTTCCACATTCATTTTGCTGGTGAAAAACAATGTGTTTTGGTCGACCCAAAGGAAACTAAATTCATGTATAGGTTGCCTTATTCTTGGATTTGTAATGAAGATATTGATTTTGATAATCCCGATTACGAGAAATTCCCAGCTTTAAAGCATGTAAAACCATATAAAACCAACTTGAAGCATGGCGAAATGTTATACATGCCCGAAGGTTGGTGGCATTACATGAAATACGAAACTCCAGGTTTTTCATTGAGTTTACGTTCATTAGCTGGCCGACCAAGCAATTTATTAAAAGGGTTTTTAAATGTTGCCATTATCAGATATTATGATAATTGGATGCGAAAACGCAAAGGTCAAGCTTGGCTAGATTATAAAGACAATGAATCGATTAGAAGAACTAATGCATTATTAAAATAA